A section of the Bacteroidales bacterium genome encodes:
- a CDS encoding molybdopterin-dependent oxidoreductase, protein MNILLDGKKVNGLKNETILKLANRYGIEIPTLCNDPRLEPYSSCYVCVVEVEGMKNLQPSCSTLLTEGMVLNTNNEKVRKARKAALDLLLSNHYADCLGPCVQTCPAGVDVQGYISMIEKGKYSDAVAIIKETNPLPAICGRVCVRPCEVACRRNLLDEGAAVGIDYLKRFAADRDLKSPDKYKPKLKPETGKRIAVIGAGPAGLSAAFFLRKEGHAVDIFEAAPKAGGWLRYGIPEYRLPNDLLQKEVDNITEMGANIHYNMRLGDNLSYKDLQENYDSVILGIGSQKGTRVGCDGDDAGNVLSGIDFLKKMELTGEKMDFRGKTVAVVGGGNTAMDCCRTSLRCGAEKVYVIYRRTEKEMPANPIEIHESKLEGVEYLFLTNPLRINKDENGNLKSVTCLRMELGEPDASGRRRPVPVEGSDFDIELDYMLAAIGQKTDVNFIDNINSDANNGQLVVNKWGDIDANKNTLQTGIPSVFAAGDGVTGPATLIEAIAQARIASHSCDLFLKGEPVLPMKKQFISKKDNFKEQPKEDYAGKFATQMRHEMPTLPAEARNNFKEVELGYENEEVAITESHRCLECGCVELFSCDLKDLSTEYNAEQKHYEGEFKQYEVDFRHPYIEIDNNKCILCSRCIRICHEVVGANALGLINRGFDTFVAPSMELPLQETTCESCGLCISACPTGAIIENTKFKPGPVKTEVVETICNFCSIGCTIQLHHRNGFVMRVTGASGLVNKDGNLCRYPKFGYNFMNDRSRLKQPMLKVNGRFEPISFEQAYDLIAEKIKAAKPEENYFFAGARLSNEELYLVQKLARAGAQTNNVSSFHYFGRGSGYRNNSLANVPLDQLEGASRFILLGSEINTDHAVAGFMVNNISFRKGTPVEVVTVREHSSMEYKVNAIMKIKSYYHFLKAVNHYLISMNLQNQLFINDRCEGYDEYKAALLAEDFKALIIESGISEEMLIRWAVDYNNEMNAVLFFSEKELSGRACQEVFNLAMITGKLSKTANGLVALKEKNNAHGLYDMGVHPETGPGYGSINDENYRKVLQEVWSINDLPTEHSCTFDAYKNKAFKNLFIFGEDPLGCAVKPEEVKQFLNRASFKVVQDYFLTATAEQADLILPASLPTETGGSFTNTQKMIQHFDAGLHPAVAHTSWQQLAELLKKFGLNGIDSPADALNEAFTILQETQRDEKFRFRHTNHDNHNRMFDHGCDVVNKRFDEEFGELIRGI, encoded by the coding sequence TTGAACATCTTACTCGACGGCAAAAAGGTAAATGGCCTTAAAAATGAGACCATTCTCAAACTGGCAAACCGCTATGGCATTGAGATTCCAACACTCTGCAACGATCCACGGCTCGAACCCTATTCGAGTTGTTATGTGTGTGTGGTGGAAGTGGAAGGTATGAAAAATTTGCAACCTTCCTGCAGTACCTTGCTAACTGAAGGCATGGTACTGAACACTAATAATGAAAAAGTTCGCAAGGCGCGAAAAGCCGCGCTCGACTTGCTGTTGAGCAACCATTATGCAGATTGCCTCGGTCCTTGCGTGCAAACTTGTCCGGCAGGCGTTGATGTGCAAGGTTATATTTCGATGATCGAAAAGGGAAAATATAGTGATGCCGTGGCCATCATCAAGGAAACCAATCCTTTGCCGGCTATTTGCGGGCGTGTTTGTGTGCGACCCTGTGAAGTGGCTTGCCGCCGCAACCTTTTGGATGAAGGCGCTGCCGTGGGCATTGATTACCTGAAGCGCTTCGCCGCAGACCGTGACCTGAAATCACCCGACAAATACAAACCAAAGCTTAAGCCCGAAACAGGAAAGAGAATTGCTGTTATTGGTGCCGGACCTGCTGGTTTATCGGCTGCTTTCTTCCTTCGTAAGGAAGGCCATGCGGTGGATATTTTTGAAGCCGCGCCCAAGGCTGGCGGCTGGCTGCGTTACGGCATCCCTGAATACCGCCTGCCCAACGACCTGCTGCAAAAAGAAGTGGACAACATCACCGAAATGGGCGCCAACATCCATTACAACATGCGCCTGGGCGATAACCTCAGCTACAAAGATTTGCAGGAGAATTACGATTCAGTGATCCTCGGCATCGGTTCGCAAAAAGGAACGCGTGTGGGTTGCGATGGAGATGATGCTGGCAACGTGCTTTCAGGCATTGATTTCCTGAAAAAGATGGAACTCACCGGCGAGAAGATGGATTTCCGCGGAAAAACCGTGGCCGTGGTAGGTGGTGGAAATACTGCCATGGACTGCTGCCGCACTTCGCTGCGTTGCGGCGCTGAAAAGGTCTATGTTATTTATAGGCGAACCGAAAAAGAGATGCCCGCCAATCCCATTGAGATCCATGAATCAAAGCTGGAAGGTGTTGAATATTTGTTTCTTACGAACCCATTGCGCATCAATAAAGATGAAAATGGCAACCTGAAATCTGTAACTTGTTTACGCATGGAATTAGGCGAACCAGATGCTTCAGGTCGCAGACGTCCTGTGCCGGTTGAAGGTTCTGACTTTGACATAGAACTGGATTACATGTTGGCTGCCATTGGGCAGAAAACCGATGTGAACTTTATTGACAACATCAACAGTGACGCCAACAACGGTCAGCTCGTGGTGAACAAATGGGGCGATATTGACGCCAACAAAAACACACTGCAAACCGGCATTCCCTCTGTTTTTGCCGCCGGCGATGGTGTTACTGGCCCGGCCACCCTGATTGAGGCCATCGCCCAGGCACGCATTGCCTCGCATAGTTGCGATCTCTTTTTGAAAGGCGAACCGGTTCTTCCAATGAAAAAACAGTTCATCAGCAAAAAGGACAATTTCAAGGAGCAACCAAAAGAGGATTATGCTGGGAAATTTGCGACCCAAATGCGTCACGAAATGCCCACGCTTCCGGCGGAAGCCCGAAATAATTTTAAAGAAGTGGAATTGGGTTACGAAAACGAGGAAGTGGCCATCACCGAAAGCCATCGCTGCCTGGAGTGCGGCTGCGTTGAACTTTTCAGTTGCGATCTCAAAGACCTTTCTACAGAATACAATGCTGAACAAAAACATTACGAAGGCGAGTTCAAACAATATGAGGTGGATTTCCGCCATCCATACATTGAGATTGACAACAATAAATGCATCCTTTGTTCCCGATGCATCCGCATCTGCCATGAAGTTGTGGGTGCAAATGCACTGGGATTGATTAACCGGGGATTCGATACTTTTGTTGCGCCCAGCATGGAACTGCCTTTGCAGGAAACCACCTGCGAATCCTGCGGATTGTGCATTTCGGCTTGTCCGACAGGCGCTATCATTGAAAACACCAAATTCAAGCCCGGTCCGGTAAAAACCGAAGTTGTGGAAACCATCTGTAATTTCTGCTCCATTGGTTGTACGATCCAATTGCACCACCGCAATGGTTTTGTGATGCGGGTTACAGGCGCCAGCGGCCTCGTGAACAAAGACGGCAACCTCTGCCGCTATCCCAAATTCGGCTATAATTTTATGAACGATCGCTCACGCCTCAAACAACCCATGCTGAAAGTGAACGGCAGGTTCGAACCCATCAGCTTTGAGCAAGCTTACGACTTGATTGCAGAGAAAATCAAAGCGGCGAAACCGGAAGAAAACTATTTTTTCGCCGGCGCACGACTTAGTAACGAGGAATTGTACCTGGTTCAGAAATTGGCCCGTGCTGGCGCCCAGACCAACAATGTGAGCAGTTTCCATTATTTCGGGCGGGGCAGTGGCTACCGCAATAATTCCCTGGCCAACGTTCCCCTCGACCAGCTTGAAGGGGCTTCACGCTTCATCCTGTTGGGTTCGGAAATCAATACCGACCATGCTGTGGCTGGATTTATGGTCAACAACATCAGCTTCCGCAAAGGCACGCCTGTTGAGGTGGTTACGGTTCGCGAACATAGCAGCATGGAATACAAGGTGAATGCTATAATGAAGATAAAATCTTATTATCATTTCCTCAAGGCTGTGAATCATTATCTGATTTCTATGAACCTGCAGAACCAATTGTTTATCAACGACCGCTGCGAAGGTTACGATGAATACAAGGCTGCGTTGCTGGCCGAAGATTTTAAAGCACTGATAATTGAATCCGGTATTAGCGAGGAAATGCTGATTCGCTGGGCGGTGGATTACAACAACGAGATGAACGCTGTGCTGTTCTTCTCCGAAAAAGAACTCTCGGGTCGCGCCTGCCAGGAAGTTTTCAACCTGGCCATGATTACCGGCAAGTTGAGCAAAACCGCCAACGGCCTGGTGGCGCTCAAGGAAAAGAACAACGCCCACGGCCTATACGACATGGGTGTGCATCCTGAAACTGGCCCAGGCTATGGCAGCATTAACGATGAAAACTACCGCAAGGTGTTGCAAGAAGTCTGGAGTATCAATGATCTGCCTACAGAGCACAGTTGCACTTTTGATGCCTATAAAAACAAGGCTTTTAAGAACCTATTCATATTTGGTGAAGACCCGCTAGGTTGCGCTGTGAAGCCAGAAGAAGTGAAGCAATTCCTCAACAGGGCATCCTTTAAAGTGGTGCAGGATTATTTCCTGACCGCCACGGCCGAACAGGCTGATCTAATCCTACCTGCTTCCCTGCCTACCGAAACCGGAGGCAGCTTCACCAATACCCAGAAGATGATACAGCATTTCGATGCCGGATTACATCCTGCGGTTGCGCATACTTCATGGCAGCAACTGGCAGAATTGCTGAAGAAATTTGGACTGAATGGGATTGATTCCCCCGCTGATGCACTGAATGAAGCTTTCACCATCCTCCAGGAAACCCAGCGCGACGAAAAATTCCGCTTCCGCCACACCAACCACGACAACCACAACCGCATGTTCGACCACGGCTGCGATGTGGTGAATAAGAGGTTTGATGAGGAGTTTGGAGAATTGATAAGAGGGATATAG
- a CDS encoding NADH-quinone oxidoreductase subunit NuoF, translating into MSRTQVIVGLGSCGVAAGANKTYEKIKALNDAEKLGIELKKTSCVGMCYREPLVEIIDESGSYLYGEVDESRAIEIIDKHITQGNPVKEYVVKTDLFVTEDNTFLDAQVKIALRNCGFIDPENIEEYELRGGYKAIKDIAIHKTEPAAIIQTVLDSGLRGRGGGGFPTGLKWRFAANNQSDEKYVICNADEGDPGAFMDRSLLEGDPHSVLEGMIIAAYSISATGGVIYCRAEYPLAIKRLNIALDQARTKGYLGENILGNEGFDFDIYIKEGAGAFVCGEETALIASIEGQRGMPRKRPPFPAVSGLWKKPTNINNVETFANIPWIVSNGAPAYAKYGTEKSKGTKVFALAGKVKRSGLVEVPMGISIRDIIFKIAGGIKDNKRFKAVQLGGPSGGCIPEYMADTIVDYDSVNATGAIMGSGGMVVMDETTCMVDVAKFFLDFTQKESCGKCTFCRIGTKRMLEILQRITEGEGREGDIEMLEELSVQIKENSLCGLGQTAPNPVLTTLRYFRDEYQAHIHDKKCPALACKKLVTYKVFDDKCTGCTVCAKNCPVDAISGSRKEIHFIDQDKCIRCGVCYSKCKFDAIVLS; encoded by the coding sequence ATGAGCAGGACTCAGGTAATTGTAGGACTTGGAAGCTGCGGTGTGGCCGCAGGAGCTAACAAAACTTATGAAAAGATTAAAGCGTTAAATGACGCAGAAAAGCTTGGTATTGAGCTGAAGAAAACCAGCTGCGTCGGCATGTGTTACCGCGAACCGCTGGTTGAGATTATTGATGAAAGTGGTTCATACCTTTATGGGGAGGTTGACGAATCCCGCGCTATTGAGATCATTGATAAACACATCACGCAAGGCAATCCTGTCAAAGAATACGTGGTTAAAACCGACTTGTTCGTTACGGAGGATAATACTTTCCTTGATGCCCAGGTAAAAATTGCCCTGCGCAATTGCGGCTTTATTGACCCGGAAAACATCGAAGAATATGAGCTCAGAGGTGGCTACAAGGCCATTAAAGATATTGCGATTCATAAAACCGAACCTGCTGCCATAATTCAAACTGTACTTGATAGTGGTTTACGGGGTCGTGGAGGAGGCGGTTTCCCCACCGGACTGAAATGGAGGTTCGCAGCCAATAACCAATCTGACGAAAAATATGTAATCTGCAATGCTGACGAGGGCGACCCTGGCGCATTTATGGATCGCTCCTTACTGGAAGGCGACCCACATTCCGTGCTGGAAGGAATGATCATTGCTGCCTACTCAATCAGTGCAACCGGGGGCGTAATCTACTGTCGCGCCGAGTACCCTTTGGCCATCAAACGCTTGAACATTGCTCTTGATCAGGCGCGAACCAAGGGCTATCTGGGTGAAAATATTTTAGGAAATGAAGGGTTCGACTTTGATATTTATATAAAAGAAGGCGCAGGCGCTTTCGTTTGCGGCGAAGAAACCGCATTGATCGCCTCAATTGAAGGTCAGCGTGGCATGCCGCGTAAAAGGCCGCCTTTCCCGGCTGTTTCCGGTTTATGGAAAAAACCTACCAACATCAACAATGTTGAAACTTTTGCCAATATTCCCTGGATTGTTAGCAATGGCGCTCCTGCTTATGCAAAATATGGAACCGAAAAAAGCAAAGGAACCAAAGTATTTGCGCTGGCAGGAAAAGTAAAACGCTCAGGCCTGGTAGAAGTACCGATGGGTATCAGCATCAGGGATATTATTTTTAAGATTGCCGGCGGCATAAAGGATAACAAACGTTTTAAAGCAGTGCAATTGGGCGGCCCTTCCGGTGGTTGCATTCCCGAGTACATGGCTGACACCATTGTAGATTATGATTCCGTAAACGCAACTGGCGCCATCATGGGTTCGGGTGGAATGGTGGTAATGGACGAAACCACCTGCATGGTGGATGTTGCTAAATTTTTCCTCGATTTCACCCAAAAGGAAAGTTGCGGAAAATGTACTTTCTGCCGCATTGGAACAAAACGCATGCTCGAAATACTCCAGCGCATCACCGAAGGCGAAGGAAGGGAAGGAGATATAGAAATGCTGGAAGAGCTGTCGGTTCAGATAAAGGAAAACTCGCTCTGCGGCTTGGGTCAGACGGCTCCGAACCCGGTTTTAACTACTTTACGCTATTTCAGGGATGAGTACCAGGCCCATATTCATGATAAGAAATGCCCTGCCCTGGCTTGTAAAAAACTGGTCACTTACAAAGTCTTCGACGACAAATGCACCGGTTGCACCGTCTGCGCTAAAAACTGCCCGGTAGATGCCATTTCAGGCAGCCGCAAAGAAATCCACTTCATTGACCAGGATAAATGCATTAGGTGCGGGGTTTGCTACTCGAAGTGTAAGTTTGATGCTATCGTATTATCGTAG